One window of the Dendropsophus ebraccatus isolate aDenEbr1 chromosome 12, aDenEbr1.pat, whole genome shotgun sequence genome contains the following:
- the LOC138768819 gene encoding B-cell receptor CD22-like, with protein MKSRFDPVTMTFFLLFSSGYFAESQVNWTFTLPDSIEASVHSTVEIPCTFSAPEEPGNFLLTRYMIDRYGGNDHQQVYNSNDSRKVSEEYRGRTTLIGHGNNCTLRITDVTYTAWYYPEIRGGSCKLSKEQKPVRINVTGCLNRPSCSEWSFTFPSTIKALTDSCVFIPCTVTHPDKATDFDIFMFLRNPTGDTVFYNFTTSISGRSKCSLTINNIQRTRQYYPGVNRVINAYNLEGRVCTVTVSDIPPRPVITGAENLKESEAINITCAVTHSCSLRPPMLQWNVPNNTTVTHIDLTQGYWEVQSKILYFPSSKNNDRSLECSATFRSGQTSVQKVTLQVEVESRTSVAIIIIIAGVAGLLLLVLFVIIYKRKKICHTSDSNGVGAGNCILFQYRQ; from the exons ATGAAGTCACGTTTTGATCCAGTGACAATGACCTTCTTCTTACTTTTTTCATCAG GGTATTTTGCAGAATCACAAGTTAATTGGACATTTACATTACCGGATTCTATAGAAGCTTCAGTACATTCCACAGTGGAGATTCCCTGCACATTCTCCGCCCCTGAGGAGCCCGGAAACTTCCTTCTGACCcggtatatgatagatagatatggaggCAACGACcatcagcaggtgtataatagtaatgacTCCAGGAAGGTCAGTGAGGAGTACAGAGGTCGCACCACCCTCATAGGTCATGGGAACAACTGCACGCTGAGGATCACAGATGTCACCTACACAGCCTGGTACTACCCAGAGATCAGAGGGGGCTCCTGTAAGTTAAGCAAAGAGCAGAAGCCAGTCAGGATCAATGTAACAG GCTGCTTAAACAGACCATCTTGCAGTGAATGGAGTTTTACATTTCCCAGCACCATCAAAGCTTTgacagactcctgtgtgttcaTCCCCTGCACCGTAACCCATCCAGACAAAGCCACGGATTTCGATATATTCATGTTTTTGAGAAACCCTACAGGAGACACAGTGTTTTATAATTTTACAACATCCATTTCGGGGAGAAGCAAATGCTCCCTGACAATTAATAATATCCAGCGCACCAGGCAGTATTATCCAGGGGTGAACAGAGTTATAAACGCCTACAACCTGGAGGGAAGGGTCTGCACAGTGACCGTCTCAG ATATTCCTCCTAGGCCAGTAATAACCGGGGCTGAGAATCTTAAGGAGTCTGAGGCTATTAACATCACTTGTGCCGTAACTCATAGCTGTTCCCTAAGACCCCCAATGCTTCAATGGAATGTCCCTAACAATACAACAGTGACCCACATAGACCTGACCCAAGGATACTGGGAAGTGCAGTCTAAAATCTTGTATTTCCCTTCATCCAAGAACAATGACAGATCCCTGGAATGTTCGGCTACTTTCAGAAGTGGCCAGACGTCTGTCCAAAAAGTAACCCTGCAAGTTGAAG TGGAATCAAGAACATCAGTTGCCATCATTATTATAATAGCCGGAGTCGCTGGTCTTCTTTTGCTTGTATTATTTGTCATCATTTATAAGAG AAAGAAAATATGTCACACATCAGATAGCAATGGGGTAGGTGCTGGAAACTGCATCCTGTTTCAATATAGGCAATAG
- the LOC138769123 gene encoding myelin-associated glycoprotein-like isoform X4, with product MRRQFTLKGSFLLLLTLGCSDNITFKDWEFKFPHSIEALKGSCVEIPCELQYPDNAQNLTFFWYKKAFIGKPIRFNNKTSTNVEERYKGRTFLVGNSLKNCSLRINNVQEREEIYPGISEEITSYNVHKERFCRVYVIDSPPAPVMEGAEQMIENETVHITCSINHTCASSPPSITWNKPDLETTTKHEDLGKGIWRLHSTITYIPSYKDNRTQLECTVTFPNNKTSRRSVTLDITYLGQTATSKLWIVTPGIFFVSSIPYFCCRKKICQKSQNHKSEENPEPTYTSLMEREDKGEYETLKKKENPEPTYKNLMKREDTGEFAT from the exons ATGAGGCGGCAGTTTACTCTGAAAGGATCATTCCTTCTTCTTCTCACTCTAG GGTGTTCTGATAATATTACATTTAAGGATTGGGAATTTAAATTTCCTCACTCTATAGAGGCCTTAAAGGGATCTTGTGTGGAAATTCCCTGTGAGCTCCAGTATCCTGATAACGCTCAAAACTTAACCTTCTTCTGGTATAAAAAGGCATTTATAGGAAAACCTATTAGATTCAATAATAAAACATCAACCAATGTGGAAGAAAGGTACAAGGGAAGAACGTTCCTGGTGGGAAATTCATTGAAGAACTGTTCCCTAAGAATTAATAATGTGCAAGAAAGAGAAGAGATCTACCCCGGGATTAGTGAAGAGATCACCTCCTATAATGTCCACAAGGAAAGATTCTGTAGAGTGTATGTCATAG ATTCTCCTCCTGCACCAGTGAtggaaggagctgagcagatgatAGAGAATGAGACGGTCCATATCACCTGCTCCATAAATCACACCTGTGCCTCCAGCCCCCCGTCCATTACATGGAATAAACCTGACTTAGAGACTACCACGAAACATGAGGATCTGGGTAAAGGAATCTGGAGGCTACATTCTACAATTACATATATCCCGTCATATAAAGATAATAGAACACAACTGGAATGTACCGTTACTTTTCCAAATAATAAAACTTCAAGGAGATCTGTAACCCTGGATATTACAT ATCTTGGACAGACAG CTACGTCCAAGTTATGGATTGTAACTCCTGGAATATTTTTCGTTTCTAGTATTCCTTACTTTTGTTGCAG gaagAAAATATGTCAGAAATCACAAAACCACAAG agTGAAGAAAACCCAGAGCCCACTTATACAAGTCTTATGGAAAGGGAAGATAAAGGAGAATATGAGACTTTAAAA aaAAAAGAAAACCCTGAACCTACATACAAAAATCTAATGAAAAGAGAAGATACTGGAGAATTTGCCACTTAG